The sequence below is a genomic window from Candidatus Limnocylindrales bacterium.
TCGCACCTGGGCCTTCCCGATGCAGGCTTGATCTCTTTTGCAGAAATGGTGGAACGGGTCCACAATTTGGCCCGGTCGGTAAATATTCCCGTGGTGGCCGATGGAGATACCGGATTTGGGAATGCCATCAATGTACGCCGGACGGTTCAGGAATATGAATGGGCGGGGGCGCAAGCCATTCAAATCGAAGATCAAGAAATACCTAAAAAATGCGGACATACCTCTGGCAAACGCCTCATCGATGCAAAGGAAATGGCCTTAAAGGTAGAAGCAGCTGTAAACTCAAGGCAAAGCGACGACTTTCTGATTATTGCCCGAACAGATGCCGTTACCGTAACAGGAATTGAGGATGCTATTTACCGTGGACAACTCTATGAGAAGGCGGGAGCCGATATTATTTTTGTCGAATCTCCTACCACGTTAGAGGAATTGAAACGGGCCGGAGGATCTTTTAAAGTTCCCACCATGGCCAATATGGTTGAAGGAGGAAAAACCCCTTTGGTCTCCAACCAGGAATTACAATCCTTCGGATTTAAGTTGGTTGCCTATCCCGTTACACTCCTCCTGGCCTCCATCACAGCCATGAAAAGAGCTCTCGCCGTTCTAAAAGAAAAAGGAACCACGAAAGAGCTGGTTGAAGAAATGATTCGCTTTAAGGAATTAGATGAACTCATAGGATTCCCAGAAGTTCGAGCCTGGGAAGCTCGATATTCTCTTTAATCTATTGTCCATTGTTATACCTCCCACAGGAAGAACAGAGGACAAGGATAATTGAGAACAAAAACCAGATGCAGGTTTCTTTCAAATTGGTAAAGATCGTGATGGGTGTTTGGATTCTCCTTTTAATGGGAATTCCGGGTAGGGAAGGGTTTAAGATCTTCTCCTATTTTAACACCCAGGCTCCGGCGGGAAATGTCTCTGCAGATTATAAACGGCAAACTATGGACAACAGCCAGCAGAGAACAGACAACGAGTTATTGCAACGGTTAGGTAAGGGATGGATCAGTACTATCCAATATGCGCCAGACGGTAAGTATGTTGCCGTAGCGACATCCATAGGAATAGAATTACGGGATCCGATTACTTTGGCAGAAGTTAAGATGCGATTAGGCATGCCCCTACAGGGGCATACCGGACCTATTGGATCCCTCGCTTTCAGCCCCGACGGATCTATTTTAGCTTCTGGAGGATATGATAAAACCATTATTCTTTGGAAAACTGAAACCGGAGAGAAATTAGCAACCCTTCATGGGCATCAGAATTGGGTTACCGCTCTTGCCTTTAGTAAGGATGGAACTTTACTGGCTTCCGGGAGCTATGATGAGACGGTTATTCTTTGGGATTTAAAAGCCGGGGTTAGACAGGCTTCACCCCTTAGAACGCTCCGGGGCCATCGAGGTCATGTACTGTCGGTGGCTTTTAACCCGGCCCGTACTTTGCTGGCTTCCGGCGGTTCAGATCATCAGGTGATTTTATGGGATCTGAAAGCCCTGACCGATTCGAAACCTGCCGTGGCCGATGACCGGCAATTTTCCCACAAAATTCTGTCGGGCCATCAAGAAGCCATTCAGTCCCTGGCTTTTAACCCGGAGGGATCTTTATTAGTCTCTGGAAGCGATGATGCCAGCGTGATTTTATGGGATGTTAAAAAAGGGGAAAAGATCCAGGTGATTCGAGATCATCAAGACGCTGTAAAATCGGTTGCTTTTAATCCCGCCGGAACTTTTTTAGCTTCCGGAAGTTTTGATGGAACCGTGCGGCTTTGGAGTATTTCCCAATTGGGCCGTGAACCTGCCGCTGCATCGAAAACCCTCCAGAGTCCGGCCCATCATATCTGGTGGGTGACTTTCAGCCCGGACGGTCATTTCCTGCTCTCAAGCAGCGCTGAAAATAGGCTCGTCCGATGGGATCTCCAAAATGGAGATGTGGCCCACTCTACCCCTACGGTAGTATGGGATCATACCTCTCCCCTTTGGTCCTCGGCCATAAGCCAGAAGACTTTAGCCCTGGCAGGCGATAATGGGATGTTGGAGCTATGGAACCTGACCTCGGTCCTCCAGCCGGGGGAGAAGAATGGAAAAAGGGAAGAAAAAAGTGAAAGCCTACGTAACTCTGAACCTTCCCGTTCTTCTTTACAGGGTCATCTGGGTGCTGTGAGAACCGTCGCCTTTAACCGAGAAGGTACCCTGCTGGCTTCAGGCGGAGAGGATAAACAGATTATCCTCTGGGATGCCCAAAATGGCGTGAAACAGCGGGTATTGGAGGGACATGGGGGTTCTGTCCTAAGGCTTGCTTTCAGCCCGGATGATGCTTTTCTGGCATCCGGTGGAGACGATCAGATGATCTTCCTGTGGGATCTTCAGACCGGAGAGAAGGTAAAAACCTTATGGAACCAAAGCCAGGATGTTTTGACCCTTGTTTTTAGTCCCGATGGAAAAGTTTTAATATCAGCAGGCTCCGATGGAACCATTATATTTTGGGATATAGAACAGGGAGAGCCTATCCATACCCTGACAAGACCCGGCAACTGGATGAGTTCCCTGGCCTTGAGTCCAGATGGGGAACTTTTGGCTATAGGGAATCTGGATAACTCGGTAACCCTCTGGAGTATTTCCGATAACCGGGAGGTGAGAACCCTCCGGGGGCCTACAGGTCCCATTTGGAGTCTGGCTTTCAGTCCGGACGGATCCCGGTTAGCAGGCGCCGGTTCAGATTCCATCATCTTCCTCTGGACCGTGAACGAAGGCCAGCTCTTCAAAACCTTAAGAGGTCATACCAGTTGGGTTAATTGCCTGAGTTTTAATCAGGATGGCTCTTTGTTAATATCCGGGAGTTTTGATGGAACTGCTCTGATATGGAGAATAGACAGGCCGGAAACACTACAAAGCAAAGGACTGGAAGCTGGATTCGGTAAGCCGAAAGCCGAACGTGGTGAAACGAAAAAACAGAAACCCCTGACTTCCATCCAACGTTCTTCCGGTGAAAAAGTAGAGCTCCGGGATCGGTCCTCCGATTCAACCGAAGTCACCCCGGGCTTACAGAATCCGAAAACGGAACCGGAAGAGAAAAACAAAGACAAAGTAACCCCATCCCCTAAAGATAAAGCAATTTCCCCTCCATCCCCCTCTAAAGTAGAGGAAGTGGATAAAGAAAAGTCCGATAAGGCGGAGAAAATCAAAGCAGACCCTGAAAGTATTTTTCAAAAATGGTATGAGCTTGGCCTTGCGCGGATGGCCCAAAGGAGATGGGAGAGTGCTATTGAGAATTTAAAGCGGGCTTTGGAAGTGAAACAGGTTGAAGAAGTCAAAGAAAAGCTTAAGGAAGCTATCCATCACCGATGGTATGATTTAGGGATGGAGCGGATGAAACAAAAACGATGGGAGGATGCCATAGAAAATTTTAACCTTGCCTTAAGTACCCTGGATACCCCGGAGTCTAGAAAAGGACTTCAGGAAGCCAGTTATCATAAATGGTACGAAGCCGGCCTTAGTCAGGCAGAACGAGGCTTATGGTCCCAGGCAGGAGCCAGCTTTACCCTGGCCTTGGGCTTTTTAGATACCGAAGAAGCCCGTACCCATTTGAGGGAGGTCCGATATGCCCAATGGTACCAGACAGGACTCGAGCAGGTTAGCCGGGAACAATGGGCACGAGCCAGGGAGAGTTTTAGGTTGGCCCTCCAGGAGAAGGATACCGAAGAAGCTCGACGCCAGCTTCAACAGGCCATTATAAATCAAAATTATCAGGAAGGACAGATCCGGCTTCAACAACAAAACTGGAGCCAGGCCATCGCCTACTTTACCCAGGCCCTATCTGAGTTGAAAAATTCCCAATTCCCAATTCCCGATTCTGCCCTTCAAGTCCAGAAGCTCCAGGTAAACCTCTATTATGCTCAGGGCTCTCTTGCCATGGATCAGCAGGATTGGACAGAAGCCAGGAAACTCTTTGAGAAAGCCCTGGAAGTAGATCCCCATCATTCAGATGCCCGCAGGAAGCTGAACCAGATCGTTTCCTTCATAACCCGGCAGAAACAAGAACAGATTCAGCCGCTACTGCGTTTAGGGGAAGAAAAGCTAAAAGAATGGGACTGGGATGCTGCAAGAACTTACTTCTTAAAAGCCTGGGAGATAAATCCTGCCGACCTCGAGATCTCGCAAAAGCTCGAAGAGGTAGCAACAGGCCTTCGATATTGGGAAGAAGATCAGCAACGAGAACGTCAACTCCTACGTGCTCAACAGGAACACCAGATGCGCAGCCTTTTAGAAAAAGAAATCCATCGAAAGAATCTGATCCGATATACCGTCATCGGCTTGGGAATCCTGGGAAGTCTTCTCCTTGTCCTTATCTTAAGAAAGAAGAAATCTTTCGATTCACTTACCCAGAGTAAAATTCTGGAAGCGGCTTTTTATAAAACTTTGGGTCGATATGCTAAAGCGGCCGAGATTTATCAGAGGATGCTGGAAAAGGATCTTTCCACGGACTCCCAGCAGACGGATAAGCTTTGGATTTATCCCCTGTTGGCAGACCTTTATATCAAAATGGGAAGACAGGATGAGGAAGCCGCAAAGGTTTATGATCGTGCTTTATCTTTAGGCTTTACCCATCCGGAAGCCATAATCCCGGTCTCTTACCGTTACCTGAGAAACTTCAAGATCAGCGAGCGGGCCCTCTGGGTTTTTGAAAACGCGCTGAAAATAGATCCTTATAATCGGACCCTGTTAAATGCCATCCTCCTTAAAGCCTGGGTCCTTCTCCCGGAAAATCCCGGCCATTTCAGATTTTTGTCTCTTTTTCTAAAAGCCTGTGAGAAAACAAATACCCTGGCTATGGGGATTGACTTCCTCCGTGAAATCATCCCCATAGATCCTTCTTTTACAGATCTTTACTTGAAGTTAGCGGACCTGTTCTGGGCAAAGGGAAAACCTCTTCTTGCCAAGGAGTATCTGACCCTTGCTTATAAGTTCAACAAGAACGCCCCATCGACTTCCAAGAAAGGGAATGTACCATCCCATACCTTGGGTGTTATCCTCGATAAACTGGAAGCTATCTATCGCCTTCTAACAACAGAAAATGGTCAGGCTCCGGCTGCCCATTATCAATTGGGATTGTTATATATGAAACAGGGAAAGATCCGTAAAGCCATCCGGGAGTTCAGGAAGATTCACAAAATTCCCCAATGGAGAGAGCGATCTCGAAATAAGCTCATGGAATGCTGGAATACTTTAGGGGCAACCCGAATACTCCTTTCCTTAAGACCTTCGAACCTTAAGATTCGCTTCTATACCTCGATGGGGGCCTGGGACAGGGTCATCCGGGTTTATGAGCGACTTCTGAGCAAGAATCCCAAGAAGGTATGGATTTTTCCCCGGTTAAGTGCCCTTTATCTTAAAACAGGTCGTTTTCATGCCAGGGCTTTCTGGGTCCATCATAAGGCCCTTTCCCTGGATCCAGAACTGCGAGACCCTGCCTTACTTTTGGCTAACTATTACCTTCAGAGAAGAATGACCGGTCCAAGGACTATCTGGGTCTATGAAAGGGCACTGGAATTTCAACCTGATAATGTGGAACTTCTTAGTCTTTTGCTGGAAGCTTATTTAAAAGCCGATGAAGCAGAATATAGAATACGGGAGGATCATCTAAGCAAGGAGCAGGCAATGGTAACCATCAGTAAGCGCCTGTATCGCCTGGGCCATCGTAGTAAACGCGTTTATCAGATCTTAAGTCGAAGTTGTCTGAAACATCAACGTATAGATCGAGAAGCCATGCACATCTATCAGAATGCCCTTCAATACGAACCTGATAATCAAAGGCTGAGGGACATGATAGACAGGGTTCGATCCTTGCAAGAAGAAACCCTGGCACTCTGGGAAAGTCATGGATAAATTGTATGGCAGGGGCAGGTTTTTTCTAACCTAACCCCTTTCCCGAGTCGGGAAGGGGGAACTCGGGAATGGCCTGGATCCCCTCGTTCCCCGCCCCACCCCTTACTCCCAACCCCTTCTGAAACTTCAGGAGAAGGGAGGCCTAGGCGCCAGGATAAGCTGAAAAGCCCCGTCAGGGGTGAACTGTGAGTAGCCCCGGACGCAAGTCGGGGGTTTCAGTCATTCAGAATTTTCTTCAAGCCCCCAGGGAAGCCCCCCTTTCCTCTATATTATATCCTCCCCTTTCCCCCCATGCGGGGGGAATTGAGGAGCGGCCTGTGAAACAGGTTGCCCCGCCGAGGCTAACCTTCTTATCCTGGCACGTATGGGAAAGGGGGTTGAGGCAGGCGATGTTTCAAAGTAGAAGCGGTATTATTTCGGGATAATGTGGACTGCTGTTGCTTTAAAGGTAGCCAGGATAGAGCGTCCTTCCTTTAAGTTTAGCGCTTCCACGGACTGTTTGGTTACAAACGAGGTTAACGGAAATCCACAATCCAAAACTACTTTATAATATAGGCCCTGGGGTACTACCCTCAGGATACGCCCTTTTATCCGGTTTCTGGCGCTGGAAGTGATTTTTTCTTGCCGAAGAAGGGTAGACTCTTTCTCCTCCCTATCTTCGGATCTCCAGGTTCCCGGGTCCCTTTCCAGGGTCTCCAGGGTAACCTGCTCAGGTCTCAAACAGACCAGAACATCTTCCCCGACCCGAAGGTTGCCGATAGTTTCAATGGTGTGGCCTTCTGAGATCTTCACCAGAAAAGTTCCTTCCCTTCCTCCTATGACTTTGCCGGGTAGAACCGTCTCGATACCCACAAAAGCGGCTACTGTTTCATTGATGGGATGATTAAAAACCTCATCGGTTCTACCCATCTGGAGGATTTTCCCACGGTCTATAATGGCAACCCGATCTGCCAATCTAAGGACTTCAGAGCGATCATGGGTCACCAGGATCGTGGTTGTATGGGTTTCCCGGAGGATATGTTCAAGATCTTCGATAAGAGCTTCTCGGGAAGGAGAATCTAAAGCTGCAAAGGGTTCGTCCAGGAAGAGGATTTGGGGATTTAGAACGAAGGCGCGTGCCAGGCTGGTTCGTTGTGCTTCACCTCCTGACAGGGTTCTGGCCGAGCGATTCGCCAAATGGGAAATACCCAAACGTTCCAGCCACATAAAAACCTTTTCGTAGATCTCATGCCGGGAGACTCTCCTTAGTTTCAAGCCGGAAGCAACATTCTCGAAGACGGTGGTATCAAATAAAAGCGGCTCTTGAAAAACGACCGCCAGAGATCGCCGTAATGGGAGGAGATTCTTTTTATAATCAACCGGCAAACCTTTAAAGAAGACGGTTCCTTCATGGGGGGATTGGAGGAAGGCCAGAACCTGAAGCAGGGTCGTTTTCCCGGCTCCATTAGGTCCGAGAAAAGCCAGGGTTTCTCCCATCTCTACCTGAAGTTTAGGAACATCCAGAATCGTTTGTTGATCTCCCAGAACTTGTAGATTTCTGACTTCTAGAATAACTTCTTTCACGGAGGAGTCCAGAGTCAGAAGCCCGAAGTTCTCCGAACTTCGGGCTTCCAACGCTTAGGGGCTTATTTGGGTCTGTCTCGCTGTTGGAGGAATGTCAGGGTCAGGTTTACACTAAAGGTTAAGAGGAAAAGCAGAATACTCAAGGCAATAGCCATACCGAATTCGCCTTTACTGGTCTCCAATACCGTAGCCGTTGTCAGTACCCGGGTTTGTCCCTTGATATTTCCTCCTACCATCATCGAAGCGCCAACCTCTGAGATAACCCCTCCAAAACCGGCCATAACGGCTGCCAGTAGGGGGAGCCTGGCTTCCTTTAAGAGAAGCCAGACCATCTGGCAACGGGAGGCCCCGAGGGCAAGGATTTGTAAACGTAGTTTGGGGTTAAGATGCTGGATGGCCGCTATGGTTAATCCGGCCATAATGGGGGTTGCAAGGATAGTCTGGGCTATCACCATTGCCGTAGGGGTATAGAGCAGGTGAAAGAATCCTAAGGGTCCATTTCGCCAAAGTAAAATTGTAACAAACAATCCTACCACCACGGGGGGGAGACCCATACCGGTATTAATCAAGGTAATCCATAAGCGGCGACCGGGGAAGCGACTTAAAGCCAGAAAAGTACCTATAGAAACTCCCAGAATCAAACTACCTATTGTTGCCAATCCAGAAACCCGAAGGGAAAGCCATGTAATCTCCCATACTTCTGGGTCCCGGTGTATTAAAAGCTCGAAGGCTTTCCGAATTCCCTCCCAAATTAAATCCACACGCCTACACCCCCATCCCTCCACACGCCCACCCCTCTATACCCCCACCCTTCCATACTCTACTCCCTAACGAACCTCCATGAAGCTAAAAAGCTCCTTACCCAGACGTCTTTCAACAGAATTAGACGGAACTTCCAGAGTTTTAATTTCAAAAAACGGGGAAAACAAGGCGCGGATTTCTTCGGAATCGGTGGTATAAGGGGGGCCTCCCGGCTGCCCATGGGCATAAAAGAGGGCAATAAATCGTCCACCAGGTCGCAAAAGAT
It includes:
- a CDS encoding isocitrate lyase/phosphoenolpyruvate mutase family protein, with amino-acid sequence MRKATLRELLSREQILVVPASFDMVSGKVIEQAGFEAVYLSGYGHTASHLGLPDAGLISFAEMVERVHNLARSVNIPVVADGDTGFGNAINVRRTVQEYEWAGAQAIQIEDQEIPKKCGHTSGKRLIDAKEMALKVEAAVNSRQSDDFLIIARTDAVTVTGIEDAIYRGQLYEKAGADIIFVESPTTLEELKRAGGSFKVPTMANMVEGGKTPLVSNQELQSFGFKLVAYPVTLLLASITAMKRALAVLKEKGTTKELVEEMIRFKELDELIGFPEVRAWEARYSL
- a CDS encoding tetratricopeptide repeat protein, which translates into the protein MQVSFKLVKIVMGVWILLLMGIPGREGFKIFSYFNTQAPAGNVSADYKRQTMDNSQQRTDNELLQRLGKGWISTIQYAPDGKYVAVATSIGIELRDPITLAEVKMRLGMPLQGHTGPIGSLAFSPDGSILASGGYDKTIILWKTETGEKLATLHGHQNWVTALAFSKDGTLLASGSYDETVILWDLKAGVRQASPLRTLRGHRGHVLSVAFNPARTLLASGGSDHQVILWDLKALTDSKPAVADDRQFSHKILSGHQEAIQSLAFNPEGSLLVSGSDDASVILWDVKKGEKIQVIRDHQDAVKSVAFNPAGTFLASGSFDGTVRLWSISQLGREPAAASKTLQSPAHHIWWVTFSPDGHFLLSSSAENRLVRWDLQNGDVAHSTPTVVWDHTSPLWSSAISQKTLALAGDNGMLELWNLTSVLQPGEKNGKREEKSESLRNSEPSRSSLQGHLGAVRTVAFNREGTLLASGGEDKQIILWDAQNGVKQRVLEGHGGSVLRLAFSPDDAFLASGGDDQMIFLWDLQTGEKVKTLWNQSQDVLTLVFSPDGKVLISAGSDGTIIFWDIEQGEPIHTLTRPGNWMSSLALSPDGELLAIGNLDNSVTLWSISDNREVRTLRGPTGPIWSLAFSPDGSRLAGAGSDSIIFLWTVNEGQLFKTLRGHTSWVNCLSFNQDGSLLISGSFDGTALIWRIDRPETLQSKGLEAGFGKPKAERGETKKQKPLTSIQRSSGEKVELRDRSSDSTEVTPGLQNPKTEPEEKNKDKVTPSPKDKAISPPSPSKVEEVDKEKSDKAEKIKADPESIFQKWYELGLARMAQRRWESAIENLKRALEVKQVEEVKEKLKEAIHHRWYDLGMERMKQKRWEDAIENFNLALSTLDTPESRKGLQEASYHKWYEAGLSQAERGLWSQAGASFTLALGFLDTEEARTHLREVRYAQWYQTGLEQVSREQWARARESFRLALQEKDTEEARRQLQQAIINQNYQEGQIRLQQQNWSQAIAYFTQALSELKNSQFPIPDSALQVQKLQVNLYYAQGSLAMDQQDWTEARKLFEKALEVDPHHSDARRKLNQIVSFITRQKQEQIQPLLRLGEEKLKEWDWDAARTYFLKAWEINPADLEISQKLEEVATGLRYWEEDQQRERQLLRAQQEHQMRSLLEKEIHRKNLIRYTVIGLGILGSLLLVLILRKKKSFDSLTQSKILEAAFYKTLGRYAKAAEIYQRMLEKDLSTDSQQTDKLWIYPLLADLYIKMGRQDEEAAKVYDRALSLGFTHPEAIIPVSYRYLRNFKISERALWVFENALKIDPYNRTLLNAILLKAWVLLPENPGHFRFLSLFLKACEKTNTLAMGIDFLREIIPIDPSFTDLYLKLADLFWAKGKPLLAKEYLTLAYKFNKNAPSTSKKGNVPSHTLGVILDKLEAIYRLLTTENGQAPAAHYQLGLLYMKQGKIRKAIREFRKIHKIPQWRERSRNKLMECWNTLGATRILLSLRPSNLKIRFYTSMGAWDRVIRVYERLLSKNPKKVWIFPRLSALYLKTGRFHARAFWVHHKALSLDPELRDPALLLANYYLQRRMTGPRTIWVYERALEFQPDNVELLSLLLEAYLKADEAEYRIREDHLSKEQAMVTISKRLYRLGHRSKRVYQILSRSCLKHQRIDREAMHIYQNALQYEPDNQRLRDMIDRVRSLQEETLALWESHG
- a CDS encoding ABC transporter ATP-binding protein; the protein is MKEVILEVRNLQVLGDQQTILDVPKLQVEMGETLAFLGPNGAGKTTLLQVLAFLQSPHEGTVFFKGLPVDYKKNLLPLRRSLAVVFQEPLLFDTTVFENVASGLKLRRVSRHEIYEKVFMWLERLGISHLANRSARTLSGGEAQRTSLARAFVLNPQILFLDEPFAALDSPSREALIEDLEHILRETHTTTILVTHDRSEVLRLADRVAIIDRGKILQMGRTDEVFNHPINETVAAFVGIETVLPGKVIGGREGTFLVKISEGHTIETIGNLRVGEDVLVCLRPEQVTLETLERDPGTWRSEDREEKESTLLRQEKITSSARNRIKGRILRVVPQGLYYKVVLDCGFPLTSFVTKQSVEALNLKEGRSILATFKATAVHIIPK
- a CDS encoding ABC transporter permease is translated as MDLIWEGIRKAFELLIHRDPEVWEITWLSLRVSGLATIGSLILGVSIGTFLALSRFPGRRLWITLINTGMGLPPVVVGLFVTILLWRNGPLGFFHLLYTPTAMVIAQTILATPIMAGLTIAAIQHLNPKLRLQILALGASRCQMVWLLLKEARLPLLAAVMAGFGGVISEVGASMMVGGNIKGQTRVLTTATVLETSKGEFGMAIALSILLFLLTFSVNLTLTFLQQRDRPK